Within bacterium, the genomic segment GGCCTCGGCGAAGGCCGGCTCGGCCACGTCCGGCGCGCGCATGCGCTCGGCCACGCGGCCGCGGGCGAAGAGGGCGTCGGCCAGGGAGGTCCCGTCGGGGCCGGGATGGGCCCGCAGCGTCGCGATGGCGTCGTCGAGGATGGCCTGGGCCTCCTCGTAAAGGGCCAGCTCGCCGTACACCTCGCCGATCGTGGTCTCGAGGGAGGCCCGGATCTCCGGCTGGTCGGCCAGTTCGCCGGCGATGCGGGCGGCGCCGGCGTCGAGCAGGTCGCGGGCGGTGATGGCTTCGCCGCGGGCGCGGTCCGGCGCCGAGACCGAGAAGAGCTCGCGCATGAAGGCCGCGGTGCGGTTGGCCTTGGCGGCCTCCAGACGCGCGATGTCGCGTTCGTGGCCGAGGCGCGCCGTGTAGTGGACCGTCAGCCCCACGATGGCGGCCACGGCCGCCGTGGCCAGCACCGACGCCGCCGCGTTGCGCTGGAGGAACTTCCGCGCCCGGTAGGCGACCGTGTCCGGCCGCGCGCTGACCGTCTGGCCGGCCAGGAAGCGTTCGACGTCCTGCACGAACTGCTCGACCGAGGCGTAGCGCCGCTCGGGCTCCTTGCGCAGGGCCATGGCCAGGATCGTGTCGAGGTCGCCCGCCAGTTCGCGGCGCAGGCGCCGCAGCGACACCCGGCGCGTGCCTTCGAGCTCCACCGTGGACAGGGCCGCCGCGCCGGGCACGGTGTGGCCGTCGCGCCCCGGGCCGATCACCGTGCTCGCCCGCAGCGGCCGCTTCTCGGCGATCACCTTCAGCACCGCCAGATCGTCGCCCTCGGGCACGGTGTAGGGCCAGCGGCCCGTCAGGATGGTGTAGAGCAGCATGCCCAGCTGGTAGACGTCCGTGGCGGTGTTCACGCGGCCGCCGGAGATCTGCTCGGGGCTGGCGAAGGCGGGGGTCATGGCGCGCATCACCGAGCGGGTCACCCCCGCGTCGTCGTCCATGAGCTTGGCGATGCCGAAATCGAGCAGCTTCACGTGCCCGTCGCCGGTGACGAGGATGTTCGAGGGCTTGATGTCGCGGTGGACGACGAGGTTGCGGTGGGCGTGGGCCACGACGCGGGCGACCCGGATGAACAGGCGCAGGCGCTCCTTCACGGTCAGCCGGTGCTCGTCGCAGTAGACGTCGATGGGCAGGCCGTCGACGTACTCCATGACCAGGAAGGGATCGCCGCGCCCGGTCGCCCCCGCGTCGAGGAGGCCGGCGATGCCGGGGTGGGTGATCTGGGCGAGGATCTGGCGCTCGAGCTGGAAGCGCCGCAGCATCTCGGCGGAGGGGATGCCGGTCTGGAGGAGCTTCAGGGCGACCCACTGCTCGAAGTCGTCGCCCTGGCGCTCGGCGAGGTAGACGACGGCCATGCCGCCGCGACCGAGCTCCGAGACGATGCGGTAGGGCCCGATCGACTCGCCCACCAGGCTCGCGGCGGCCAGCTCGGCCCCCCGCTCGAGCTCGGCGGCGAAGGCCCCCGCGTGGGCGCCGCCCGTGTGCAGGGCCCGGGCCGCGTCGGGCTCCTCGCAGGCCCGCAGCAGGCGCCACACCACGTCGGCGAGGGCCGCGTCGCCCGCGCATTCGTCGTGCACGAAAACCTCACGGGCACGGCCCGTGAGGTCGAGGGCGCGATCGAAGATCTCGTCGGCCCGGCGCAGGTCCGGTCCCGGCGCCCCGTCGGGCGGGCCGGGATCCGGCGGCTCGTGGCGATCGCTCAACTGGGGCCCACCTCCGGCGCGCTGCCGAGCTCGGCCTGCAGCCAGGCCCGGGCGCGCATCCAGTCCCGCTGCACCGTGCGCAGCGAGGAGTCCAGGGCGGCGGCCGTCTC encodes:
- a CDS encoding serine/threonine protein kinase, encoding MSDRHEPPDPGPPDGAPGPDLRRADEIFDRALDLTGRAREVFVHDECAGDAALADVVWRLLRACEEPDAARALHTGGAHAGAFAAELERGAELAAASLVGESIGPYRIVSELGRGGMAVVYLAERQGDDFEQWVALKLLQTGIPSAEMLRRFQLERQILAQITHPGIAGLLDAGATGRGDPFLVMEYVDGLPIDVYCDEHRLTVKERLRLFIRVARVVAHAHRNLVVHRDIKPSNILVTGDGHVKLLDFGIAKLMDDDAGVTRSVMRAMTPAFASPEQISGGRVNTATDVYQLGMLLYTILTGRWPYTVPEGDDLAVLKVIAEKRPLRASTVIGPGRDGHTVPGAAALSTVELEGTRRVSLRRLRRELAGDLDTILAMALRKEPERRYASVEQFVQDVERFLAGQTVSARPDTVAYRARKFLQRNAAASVLATAAVAAIVGLTVHYTARLGHERDIARLEAAKANRTAAFMRELFSVSAPDRARGEAITARDLLDAGAARIAGELADQPEIRASLETTIGEVYGELALYEEAQAILDDAIATLRAHPGPDGTSLADALFARGRVAERMRAPDVAEPAFAEALAIREAELGPAHGKTALARDWLGMSAYRDNRFAEAESLMTMALPVLETAFGPGSLEVGNCLNHLALVKRETRDYPASREYFERALVVLDRTAPEGSPVPAAVRVNYAVVVRYEGDLERAEQLLKEALPILSRIYGETHPNIGVVLTNLANLNRDRGHLDEAEEQQRRALAVWSESLGPTHVQISWCLNNLGLIERERGDHAAAAANFAAAVALVDTTLGPDDPENSVPLKNLGFEQLALDEPVAAMGSFERSLRIYEAVYGPDHSYLSNSLQGLAEAQHRLGRHAEAAATLDRAFAVGRDSDLLHEKIEPLLDRARCLDEIGRYEEASTMIDTAEALVVGSEVAEKAAPLIAEARTGLARR